Part of the uncultured Desulfobacter sp. genome, GGCATCGAAAACACTGGTGTCGAAATTGCCTTTCAGCCATTGGCTGATCTCATCCATGACAACCGTCATGGCCCCCATGGCCCCGGCATTGTCCCGGACAAAAGTGTCGTTTTTGCATATATATCGGGAAACGCTTTTGCCCTGCATGATCAGGACATTTTGAATGGGTTCCCGGTATTCAAACCTTAGTGCATCCGGACTTTGGAACCGGATAATGCCTTTGGAGATCAAGGGCCTGACCAGGATCTTCATGTGCTTTTCCTGGATGAAATCTGCACTGATGGATTGAATGATGCCGGCGGCCTTCTGGATGTCGGTCATGGATGCGGCGTTTACACCGGCTGAAATCATGGCTGACATAAGGAGTGTAACCGCTGCCCCCAGGAGCGTTTTTTTTACCATCACCATTAAAACATGCCGCCGTTCACCGAGATCACCTGGCCGGTGACGTAGGATGCGTCCTCTGAACACAAAAATTTTACCACCCGGGCCACCTCTTCGGGGCGGCCCACCCGGGCCATGGGAATCATGGTTTTGACATTGTCCATGGGCAGGTCTTTGGTCATATCGGTCCCGATGAGGCCGGGTGCCACAACATTGACCCGGATGCCGATGCGTGCCACTTCGGATGCAACGCTGCGGCTGGCACCGATGAGCCCTGCCTTGGCCGCACTGTAATTGGCCTGCCCCCGGTTGCCTGTCAAACCGGACAACGATGCAATGGAAACAACCGAACCCCGCTTTTGGCGGACCATTTTTTTCAGGATCGGTTTTGTCATATTGTAAAAACCGTCAAGGCTGGTTCGGATCACCGTGTCCCAGCTCTCTTCTTTCATCATGATGAACAGACCGTCTTTCACAATGCCGGCATTGTTAACCAGCACGTCAATGGCTTCGCACCGGTCCACGATATGGTCAATTGCGGCTTTGGACTGTTCTTTGTCCGCCACATCGAACTGCATGATCTCGCCGTCGGCTCCGGCGGCCCGCACCTGTTCAAGGGTCTGGCCGGCACCCGCTTTGTCCGAGTGGTAATTGATAAAGGTATAATACCCCTGGGCTGCAAGCTCAACGGCAATGGCCCGGCCGATCCCCCGGCTTGCCCCTGTGACAATGGCGGTTTTTGTATCTATTTTCTGGGACATGGAAAAATTATCCTAAGTATGATTGATTGTCATCGTTTTATGATTCTTTTAACGGTTCAGGCGTTTTTATGCCGACACAAGCTGCAATGTGACTTCTGCGGCAAGGGTGTCATTCAATGTTATCGTTCCGGTAACCTCCCGGAAATCTTCAAAGGCGAAGCTGTTTCGGGTCCGGGTGATCAGGGTTGCTCCCACAGGAAGGCTGTCCAGATGAAACACAGCGGATTTAACACCGGCAATCCACCCCATATTGCCGTCTTCTTTTCCCCGGGTCTGCAGCCGCTTGATACTGTTGTTGATCCCGGCGGTCTGGGCTGCCAGCTCCACCATGACAATGGGACTTGCCGATCCCGCGCAAACCAGGGGCCAGCGGGCCGACACCACGGCACTGGATACGGTTACGGACTCATCGACTTCAAGAATTCGTTCAATCAGAAGCATCCGGTCCCGGTGGGGAAGAAGATCTTTGATGGGAATTTTTCTGGGATACATTGGGTGTCCTGCCTTTTAATATCTTGCGATTCCAACCTGTTTTGTCGGCATAAAAGTATGAAACTATACCGGCTTTTTATGTCGGTGTAAAGTTGCAAACAAGGCCATGATCCCGGATCAACGCGTCTTTCTTTTTGTCATACACCCCAATCCCGTTTGATTTTATAGCCAATAAGGATTATTATATTACCAGCATTCAAAAGGAATGCAGGGATTGGCTCTCTTGATTCTATTTTCGTCCACCTTTAGTTATCTCATAAAACGCGCTCGGGCTGACTTGGTCGCTCAAATCCGGTTCACCCGCAAGGAAACACGATCGTAATTTGTCCTCTTTTTGCCGGCACTTTTTATAAATGAAAGAAAAAGTTTGATGGAGTGACATATCGACCCATCAATTCTTGCAAACCTTCCGGACGAAGTTAAAGC contains:
- a CDS encoding outer membrane lipoprotein carrier protein LolA produces the protein MSAMISAGVNAASMTDIQKAAGIIQSISADFIQEKHMKILVRPLISKGIIRFQSPDALRFEYREPIQNVLIMQGKSVSRYICKNDTFVRDNAGAMGAMTVVMDEISQWLKGNFDTSVFDATVEETPAPGKIILTPKDKAMTHFVQDIILVLSEQPGVFKEVIIRENDNSYTRLRFNNVQLNTPINPDVFAAPK
- the fabG gene encoding 3-oxoacyl-ACP reductase FabG, encoding MSQKIDTKTAIVTGASRGIGRAIAVELAAQGYYTFINYHSDKAGAGQTLEQVRAAGADGEIMQFDVADKEQSKAAIDHIVDRCEAIDVLVNNAGIVKDGLFIMMKEESWDTVIRTSLDGFYNMTKPILKKMVRQKRGSVVSIASLSGLTGNRGQANYSAAKAGLIGASRSVASEVARIGIRVNVVAPGLIGTDMTKDLPMDNVKTMIPMARVGRPEEVARVVKFLCSEDASYVTGQVISVNGGMF